The Sediminispirochaeta smaragdinae DSM 11293 genome has a segment encoding these proteins:
- a CDS encoding ribokinase — protein MTLKRTLIQSGRKEANLRRPRILVVGSFVMDLIVTTEFFPCSGETVLGKSFRTAAGGKGANQAVQASRLGAEVKMSGKVGNDEFGKTLIASCKSSGIDVESVAVDDLVSSAVGDVILEESRGGGAKNRIIVVPGANMTIRVEEIAFIERILERYDMVMLQLEIPMAINEQIARYAAEKGVPVMLNSAPSAPLSDELLGCLAYICPNEHEAEAITGVAIRKNDGEANKDDIYSMAEVLLKKGVENVLVTLGSGGAALVNRDEFFLQPCIDVVEVKDPTAAGDSFVGSFVTGVCAGMDHEQALVFASYAATLAVSKTGAQPSLPYLTEVIDLLVREGEQRVDFQLLEILKR, from the coding sequence ATGACGCTGAAAAGGACTCTCATACAGTCCGGGAGAAAGGAAGCGAATCTGAGGCGGCCCCGGATATTGGTAGTTGGAAGCTTTGTGATGGACCTTATTGTTACCACAGAATTTTTCCCCTGCTCTGGGGAGACTGTTTTGGGGAAATCTTTCCGGACAGCTGCGGGAGGTAAGGGAGCAAATCAGGCCGTACAGGCCTCCCGTTTAGGTGCCGAAGTAAAAATGTCGGGTAAGGTTGGCAATGATGAATTCGGCAAGACCTTGATTGCCTCGTGTAAAAGTTCTGGAATTGATGTCGAATCTGTAGCTGTTGATGATCTTGTCTCCTCTGCAGTGGGAGACGTGATACTCGAAGAATCGAGAGGTGGGGGGGCAAAAAATAGAATTATCGTGGTGCCGGGTGCCAATATGACAATCCGGGTGGAAGAGATCGCTTTTATTGAAAGGATCTTGGAGCGATATGACATGGTAATGCTCCAATTGGAAATTCCGATGGCGATTAATGAACAGATTGCCCGATATGCTGCCGAAAAGGGGGTTCCCGTGATGCTCAATTCTGCACCGTCGGCGCCCCTGTCGGACGAGTTGCTTGGTTGCCTTGCATACATTTGTCCCAACGAGCATGAGGCGGAAGCCATTACCGGAGTAGCCATCAGGAAAAACGATGGCGAGGCAAATAAAGATGATATCTATTCTATGGCAGAAGTACTGCTGAAGAAGGGCGTGGAAAATGTGCTTGTCACCCTGGGAAGCGGGGGGGCAGCCCTGGTAAACAGAGATGAATTTTTCTTGCAGCCCTGTATCGATGTAGTGGAAGTCAAGGACCCGACGGCAGCTGGTGATTCGTTTGTCGGATCGTTTGTGACGGGAGTTTGCGCGGGCATGGATCATGAACAAGCCCTGGTATTTGCAAGCTATGCCGCAACGTTGGCAGTTTCAAAAACAGGAGCACAGCCTTCATTACCATACTTGACGGAAGTCATTGATTTACTGGTACGCGAGGGAGAGCAACGAGTTGATTTTCAACTTTTAGAGATATTGAAAAGGTAG
- a CDS encoding KpsF/GutQ family sugar-phosphate isomerase → MMEAQTWREALHRFVDTASTELGRYKELVTSEIYDDAVDIILDAEKKGNRVHITGIGKPAHVAEYMASLFSSTGTPAYYLHGTEAVHGSCGQLVPGDVVICISNSGETAELKATVGAIKKNGCKIISVTGNPKSWLAQEGDAHLFAGVGKEGGPLDRAPRVSVLVEIFILQGLSIILQSIREVTPEQYIIWHPGGALGELRDHEKREVRRSVC, encoded by the coding sequence ATGATGGAAGCACAAACGTGGCGGGAAGCATTGCACCGGTTTGTAGATACTGCCAGTACGGAACTTGGCCGCTATAAGGAACTGGTGACAAGCGAAATATACGATGATGCGGTTGATATCATCCTTGATGCTGAAAAAAAAGGTAACCGTGTGCATATAACGGGAATTGGCAAACCAGCTCATGTGGCAGAATATATGGCATCACTGTTTTCTTCCACTGGAACACCTGCCTATTATCTTCATGGAACAGAGGCGGTACATGGTTCCTGTGGTCAGTTGGTTCCCGGAGATGTGGTTATCTGCATCTCCAATAGTGGTGAGACGGCAGAGCTGAAAGCTACCGTTGGTGCGATAAAGAAAAATGGGTGTAAGATTATTTCCGTTACAGGCAACCCCAAGTCGTGGCTGGCACAGGAAGGAGATGCACATCTATTTGCGGGAGTCGGGAAAGAAGGCGGACCGCTCGATCGGGCTCCGAGGGTTTCGGTTCTCGTTGAAATCTTCATCCTGCAGGGCTTGAGCATTATTTTGCAAAGTATTCGGGAGGTGACACCTGAGCAATACATCATATGGCATCCCGGTGGTGCTTTGGGAGAACTTCGTGATCATGAGAAACGGGAAGTCAGGAGATCGGTATGCTGA
- a CDS encoding RbsD/FucU domain-containing protein: protein MLSGVCIHPGIMHMLSLCGHGDKILIADGNYPLSSKTGNSEKVYLGLRRGLPTVPQMLEVLCQEINIEKAEVMKPEGELPAIFEEFGAHLNGISLDGLDRYSFYQACCDPCLRLAIGTGEDRTFANILLTTGVA from the coding sequence ATGCTGAGCGGGGTCTGTATTCATCCGGGAATCATGCACATGCTTTCCCTTTGTGGCCATGGAGATAAAATATTGATTGCTGATGGGAACTATCCGTTATCGTCCAAAACGGGAAATTCGGAAAAGGTCTATCTCGGTCTGCGTCGGGGGCTTCCAACGGTTCCTCAGATGTTGGAGGTCCTTTGTCAGGAAATCAACATTGAAAAGGCGGAAGTAATGAAACCAGAAGGAGAGCTTCCTGCTATTTTTGAAGAGTTCGGGGCGCACCTTAATGGAATTTCTTTGGATGGATTGGATCGTTACTCTTTTTACCAGGCTTGCTGCGATCCTTGTCTCAGGCTTGCCATTGGTACCGGAGAAGATCGGACCTTCGCGAACATTCTCTTGACGACAGGCGTTGCTTAG
- a CDS encoding GntR family transcriptional regulator: MKENQNKIELKSLNQECYERIKQEILMGHMDWGQRIDIIQIAGNYGISRSPVVKAVDRLSMEGFIDILPNKGSFVARPSLQRINEVTEIRLMLETYSLKLSMEKERKKLLQDLQENQKLVAEEKNKFEDFLLYDRNFHLIIARHTGNSRLLELFENTRNQVEFFRIHTFIPAQVSLAIRRHTEIIEAITDNNRERGIERLEIHLKEVYNDSIKSFPSETVHTSG, from the coding sequence ATGAAGGAAAATCAGAACAAGATTGAATTAAAATCCCTCAATCAAGAGTGCTACGAACGAATAAAGCAGGAAATTCTCATGGGACACATGGACTGGGGCCAACGTATCGACATTATCCAGATCGCAGGTAATTACGGTATCAGCCGTTCGCCCGTCGTAAAAGCCGTCGACAGACTTTCTATGGAAGGATTTATCGATATCCTTCCCAACAAAGGCAGTTTTGTGGCCCGCCCATCCCTGCAGCGAATTAATGAGGTAACGGAAATACGACTCATGCTGGAAACCTACAGCCTCAAGTTGTCGATGGAAAAAGAACGAAAAAAACTTCTCCAGGACCTACAGGAAAATCAAAAGCTCGTTGCAGAGGAAAAAAACAAGTTCGAAGATTTTCTCCTGTACGACCGTAACTTCCACCTGATCATTGCCAGACACACCGGCAACAGCCGCCTTCTCGAGCTCTTTGAGAACACACGAAATCAGGTGGAATTCTTCAGAATTCACACCTTTATACCGGCACAGGTAAGCCTTGCGATACGACGTCACACTGAAATCATCGAAGCAATAACCGATAATAATCGAGAACGGGGAATTGAGAGGCTGGAGATCCATTTAAAAGAGGTCTACAATGATTCGATTAAGTCATTTCCTAGCGAAACGGTTCATACTTCCGGTTAG
- a CDS encoding dihydrodipicolinate synthase family protein, translating to MKIPHGIIPAMLSIFNDDGSLDIEGHKAFTEWLIQKGVHGLAPCGSTGEAAAMSDEERIKIAKATVEQSAGRVPVFAGVVHYSTRLATNLAKAYMDIGVDGLMVLLPYYYKPTIPSALNYLRAISKAVGMPIMVYNNPWFAGFELTPQQIKDLADEGVVNAVKAAHGDPMRVNYIKYLCGDSVSTLYGHDYSPLEAFVVGGDGWLSGLPNLIPDLAVDLFNAVTVDKDLEKAQKIWKRILPIAYYFMYERVGENQSPHWLTVFKEGIPLLGQDVGIPRLPAEAMSPEDQKVLKRYLSQVYPEIK from the coding sequence ATGAAAATTCCACATGGAATTATCCCCGCAATGCTATCGATTTTTAATGATGACGGTAGCCTGGATATTGAAGGGCACAAGGCCTTCACTGAATGGCTCATTCAGAAAGGCGTGCATGGACTTGCTCCCTGCGGAAGTACGGGCGAGGCTGCGGCAATGTCGGATGAGGAGCGGATTAAGATCGCCAAGGCGACCGTTGAGCAGTCCGCCGGAAGGGTCCCTGTATTCGCAGGTGTTGTTCACTATTCGACCCGCCTGGCCACCAATTTGGCAAAAGCCTACATGGATATCGGCGTAGACGGGCTGATGGTTTTACTTCCATACTATTACAAGCCCACTATCCCAAGTGCTCTGAATTACCTCCGGGCGATTTCAAAGGCGGTGGGAATGCCGATCATGGTCTACAACAATCCTTGGTTTGCCGGATTCGAACTTACTCCCCAGCAGATCAAAGACCTTGCCGATGAGGGGGTTGTGAACGCGGTAAAGGCGGCCCATGGTGATCCTATGAGGGTCAACTACATCAAATATCTGTGCGGTGATTCGGTCTCCACCCTGTATGGTCATGATTATTCTCCCCTGGAGGCCTTTGTCGTCGGAGGAGACGGATGGCTTTCGGGACTTCCCAACCTTATTCCCGATTTAGCGGTGGATCTGTTCAATGCCGTTACCGTAGACAAGGATCTTGAAAAGGCTCAGAAGATCTGGAAACGGATATTGCCGATTGCCTACTACTTTATGTATGAACGGGTGGGCGAAAATCAGTCTCCCCACTGGTTGACCGTTTTCAAGGAAGGCATTCCTCTCTTGGGCCAGGATGTCGGAATCCCTCGGCTTCCTGCGGAAGCGATGTCACCGGAAGATCAGAAGGTTCTAAAGAGATATCTTAGTCAAGTGTATCCGGAAATTAAATAG
- a CDS encoding ABC transporter substrate-binding protein: MIKKRILQTMTAVIFLLSGMLLFANGQSETAEGSTGESLTIGMVVNTSDYKTAVESVKAWSEQMNVPVNIIEENTQTYASTYVLSSKTQNPKFDLIMFWDFYIDQLYPMLTPLDGSYDPKYDLKIIDHGDLLEMGVSNYKGHPYVFPYGLDTRSFFYRTDLLKAAGFDRPPETWDELVTYARALTKDLDGDGNIDQWGFASICFPGQVFNTYTFFDFLLQNNGKIVDADGKPLFNSEEGVEALQFMIDLRNKYKVMPPDVITYDNNEIHEGFLSGKFAMVTHWPYLYGMTAGSAVEGKVGYSKVPHPVGGSSRTVLNAWGFGIPLMSEHKDLAWDLATYLISTEAGAFEFSQKNDWPFRKSAYDEADRLYDIPKDFLSFSNFLFSVARANSEHVMMMRGSETSQILSEYIDQAMVGKISARDALDSAVKDINELLQ; encoded by the coding sequence ATGATAAAAAAGCGAATTCTGCAAACGATGACTGCTGTAATCTTTTTGCTTTCAGGAATGTTACTTTTTGCAAACGGCCAAAGTGAAACTGCAGAAGGAAGTACAGGGGAATCTTTGACAATTGGAATGGTGGTAAATACAAGTGATTACAAAACCGCTGTTGAGTCTGTAAAAGCTTGGTCAGAACAAATGAATGTCCCTGTCAATATTATTGAAGAAAATACACAAACGTATGCTTCAACATATGTTCTATCTTCAAAAACCCAAAATCCGAAATTTGATCTTATTATGTTTTGGGACTTTTATATTGATCAGCTCTATCCGATGCTTACTCCATTGGATGGTAGCTATGATCCCAAATATGACTTAAAGATCATTGATCACGGGGATTTGCTGGAGATGGGGGTTAGCAACTACAAAGGTCATCCCTATGTTTTTCCTTACGGATTAGATACCAGAAGTTTTTTTTATCGAACCGATCTTTTGAAAGCTGCAGGATTCGACCGTCCTCCAGAGACCTGGGACGAATTGGTTACTTATGCACGGGCGCTTACAAAAGATCTTGATGGTGATGGGAATATCGACCAATGGGGATTCGCATCAATCTGTTTTCCAGGCCAAGTCTTCAATACCTATACGTTCTTTGATTTCTTGTTGCAAAACAATGGAAAAATTGTCGATGCAGACGGTAAGCCTCTTTTTAATAGTGAAGAAGGTGTCGAAGCTTTACAGTTCATGATTGATCTACGGAACAAATATAAGGTAATGCCTCCGGATGTGATCACTTATGACAATAATGAAATTCATGAAGGCTTTCTTTCTGGTAAATTCGCTATGGTCACTCATTGGCCTTATTTATATGGAATGACGGCTGGATCTGCGGTAGAAGGTAAGGTTGGATATTCGAAGGTACCCCATCCTGTGGGAGGTTCCTCGCGTACGGTCTTAAATGCCTGGGGATTTGGAATCCCTCTGATGTCAGAGCATAAGGATCTTGCTTGGGATTTGGCGACTTATCTCATCTCGACAGAAGCAGGTGCCTTTGAATTTAGTCAAAAGAATGATTGGCCTTTCAGAAAGTCGGCATATGATGAGGCTGATAGGCTATATGATATTCCTAAAGACTTCTTGTCGTTTTCAAATTTTCTTTTTTCTGTTGCCAGAGCAAATTCGGAACATGTTATGATGATGAGAGGTTCTGAAACTTCGCAAATCCTAAGTGAATACATTGATCAAGCAATGGTCGGCAAAATAAGTGCCAGAGATGCTCTTGATTCTGCAGTAAAGGACATAAACGAATTGTTGCAATAA
- a CDS encoding carbohydrate ABC transporter permease, with translation MTGQQQRLNHTPYWYALPGILLIVCVLAIPIIQGIILSLYKYNLASTAPKCFIGLKNYAHLLLDQKFRATFLQTLLFVFCALLFEFSLGFLFALLLQQNFKGKKILRGIMLLPWMMPPVVTAFVWTWILNGSSGVLNYFLLKLGLITKNIEWLSTPGLSLGVLIFVDIWSFTPFVTLVLYAGLQGIPQQLYEAAKIDGAGVLRRMRSITMPMLVPAASVAFLMRSMMALRTFDSVWIMTRGGPAGSTELLGTYAYKKGLIGFNIGMGSAATSMIFFVSFLMSVKFIQIVLKKKN, from the coding sequence ATGACAGGACAACAACAGAGATTAAACCATACCCCATACTGGTATGCACTTCCTGGAATATTGCTGATTGTATGTGTCCTTGCAATTCCAATTATACAAGGAATAATACTTAGCCTTTATAAATATAATCTTGCTTCTACTGCTCCAAAATGTTTTATTGGCTTAAAGAATTATGCACATCTGTTGCTGGATCAGAAATTTCGGGCAACGTTTCTACAGACTTTACTATTTGTTTTCTGTGCCTTACTTTTTGAATTTTCCCTTGGTTTTTTGTTTGCACTATTGTTGCAGCAAAATTTCAAAGGGAAAAAGATCCTTCGTGGTATCATGTTGCTTCCCTGGATGATGCCCCCTGTTGTGACAGCGTTTGTTTGGACTTGGATCCTAAACGGCTCGTCTGGAGTTCTAAATTATTTTCTTTTAAAGTTAGGATTAATTACAAAGAATATAGAATGGTTAAGCACACCGGGGCTTTCTCTTGGAGTATTGATTTTTGTTGATATCTGGAGTTTTACTCCCTTTGTTACATTGGTGCTCTACGCAGGATTACAGGGAATCCCACAGCAATTATATGAGGCTGCAAAGATAGATGGAGCGGGTGTTCTAAGGAGAATGCGGAGTATTACTATGCCAATGTTAGTACCTGCGGCTAGTGTTGCATTTTTGATGCGGTCCATGATGGCTTTACGTACTTTTGACTCGGTATGGATCATGACGCGTGGCGGTCCAGCTGGAAGCACCGAACTCTTAGGCACATATGCATATAAAAAGGGCTTGATTGGTTTCAATATAGGAATGGGTTCGGCAGCGACCTCTATGATCTTTTTTGTATCATTTCTTATGAGTGTGAAATTTATTCAGATTGTACTGAAAAAAAAGAATTGA
- a CDS encoding carbohydrate ABC transporter permease, with the protein MKRKYRYLAKIGIYLAAILILFYTVLPVLWIVFTSFKTKMEIYAYPPTLFPKIFTLGNYKVILSESQYGMYFLNSIWITLIATALVMSFAILSGYSFTSAFSYKGKSSLMIFIIIARMIPEIAIIIPMYFFIQNIGLFDTKTGIILMVSAMAYPLAAWLLKSFFDDIPVSLYDAARIDGCSSFSILRKIILPISGPSISSTLIITFLTIWNSFLIPLTFAKTIHTKTFPVAIAELAYGEYGVNWGSLSAISILAVIPMFLLGIFAQKYIIAGLTGGAEKG; encoded by the coding sequence ATGAAAAGAAAATATCGATATCTTGCTAAAATTGGAATTTACCTGGCAGCGATACTTATATTATTTTATACGGTACTACCGGTATTATGGATTGTGTTTACTTCTTTTAAGACAAAAATGGAGATATATGCATATCCACCTACACTTTTTCCTAAAATATTCACTCTGGGAAATTATAAAGTAATTCTTTCGGAATCACAGTACGGGATGTATTTCCTCAATAGCATTTGGATCACTTTGATAGCGACTGCTCTTGTCATGAGCTTTGCAATTCTTTCTGGTTACAGCTTTACTAGTGCTTTTTCCTACAAAGGGAAAAGCAGTCTCATGATTTTTATCATCATTGCACGAATGATTCCAGAAATTGCAATTATCATTCCAATGTATTTCTTTATTCAAAATATTGGCTTGTTTGACACCAAGACAGGTATTATTTTAATGGTAAGTGCGATGGCCTATCCTCTGGCCGCATGGCTGCTAAAATCTTTTTTTGATGATATTCCTGTTTCTTTATATGATGCTGCCCGTATTGATGGTTGTTCTTCTTTTTCGATTTTGAGGAAAATTATACTGCCAATTTCTGGACCATCAATTTCAAGTACATTAATTATTACTTTTTTAACTATCTGGAATTCTTTCCTTATACCACTCACATTTGCAAAAACTATACATACAAAAACTTTCCCTGTTGCTATTGCTGAACTTGCCTATGGAGAATATGGCGTAAACTGGGGCAGTCTTTCTGCTATATCCATTCTTGCGGTTATTCCAATGTTTCTATTAGGAATTTTCGCCCAGAAATATATTATAGCTGGTTTAACCGGCGGGGCAGAGAAAGGGTAG
- a CDS encoding tyrosine-protein phosphatase has product MKRSRNLVLVVSSLWLFFALTAGLAAQSPQSEFQEVAGSVASISKYGNLELDIKPSALYQAGYELGDVLNISIGEATVQAPFCTSYSDVDTGSPLVRDDKKNDLLIIAINMGNFSSSYGVEVGDAVTLSMEEKGAYLSEYLLRQLKRTNNRADYSSDSIFANFRNIPFGDIAPGLLFRSSSPANNELGRAAYADELTKAFKIRTVINLADSKEELEGFFAGKDFASPYYKSLYDAGQVSFLDMGVDLTSEDFGAKLAEGLRFMISHEGPYLVHCTEGKDRAGFVSALLESLMGASADQVVGDYMKTYENYYKVEPGSEQYEAIAESNIKTSLVAIIADRPKGSDPAGIDLAAAAQSYLLGIGLTGDEISALKTRLSTAVEQDAISISGTVREIEKYGHTSTDITIADFYDKGFALGDMVTVTYDNGYAMEAPFLDGYYVENGQPLVRAYPGHEDIAVCINYGKLYQVADVKVGERLTITLSEKGGYLDEYSVRSLKRTNDREDYYSDRVFANYRTITEGDIDARILYRSSSPINPELGRAAYADELMAADGIATVVNLADSRSEVEGYIAGEDFASPYYADLFHKGQVVTLGMDLAYAAEQFRSDVAEAGRFIIAHEPPYLIHCTEGKDRAGFVSALLESLMGATTDEIVSDYMTSYINYYKIEPNGDTYAVITKDILGMLKTIAGSDEIAEADLSAGAADYLISGGMSGDEVKQLKRILSGAAEGPETVAAQGPSEPAASEVPRAVYTVGSGDSLWKISQRLLGTGFRYQEIYDANKEKIEDPRLIYAGQEFVIPAR; this is encoded by the coding sequence ATGAAAAGAAGTCGGAATCTGGTGCTTGTGGTTTCGTCGCTATGGCTCTTCTTTGCACTGACCGCAGGTTTGGCGGCACAGTCGCCCCAGAGCGAGTTTCAAGAGGTCGCGGGGAGTGTGGCGAGCATCAGCAAGTATGGGAATTTGGAATTGGATATCAAGCCCTCGGCGCTTTATCAGGCGGGCTATGAGCTTGGCGATGTGCTGAACATTTCCATCGGAGAAGCGACGGTGCAGGCGCCGTTTTGTACGTCCTACAGTGATGTTGATACCGGTAGTCCATTGGTACGGGACGACAAGAAAAACGACCTGCTGATCATTGCCATCAACATGGGGAACTTTTCCTCAAGCTACGGGGTAGAGGTGGGAGATGCGGTAACCCTTTCCATGGAGGAGAAGGGAGCCTATCTCAGTGAGTATCTTCTGCGCCAGTTAAAGAGGACCAACAATCGGGCCGACTACTCCTCGGATTCGATTTTTGCGAATTTCCGCAACATTCCCTTCGGTGATATTGCACCGGGACTCCTGTTTCGAAGCAGCAGCCCCGCGAACAACGAGCTTGGCCGTGCGGCCTATGCCGATGAGCTGACAAAGGCTTTTAAAATCAGGACGGTGATCAATCTCGCAGATTCGAAAGAGGAGCTGGAGGGATTCTTTGCCGGAAAGGATTTCGCCTCGCCCTACTACAAATCGCTCTACGATGCGGGCCAGGTGAGTTTCCTGGACATGGGGGTTGATCTGACATCCGAGGATTTCGGTGCAAAGCTCGCCGAGGGACTTCGTTTCATGATCTCCCACGAAGGCCCCTACCTCGTCCACTGTACCGAAGGGAAGGACCGCGCGGGTTTTGTCAGCGCCCTTTTGGAAAGCCTCATGGGTGCCTCTGCCGACCAGGTTGTCGGGGATTACATGAAGACCTACGAGAACTACTACAAGGTGGAGCCGGGCAGCGAGCAGTACGAGGCCATTGCCGAAAGCAATATCAAAACATCCCTCGTGGCCATCATCGCAGATCGGCCCAAGGGCAGCGACCCTGCGGGAATCGATCTTGCCGCAGCCGCACAATCCTACCTGCTCGGTATCGGGCTGACGGGTGATGAGATCTCGGCCCTGAAAACACGGCTTTCCACGGCTGTCGAACAGGATGCAATCTCCATATCGGGAACGGTCCGCGAAATCGAAAAGTACGGTCACACCTCCACGGATATTACAATCGCGGATTTCTACGACAAGGGCTTTGCGCTTGGCGATATGGTGACCGTTACGTACGATAACGGTTATGCCATGGAGGCTCCCTTTCTGGACGGCTACTATGTGGAAAACGGTCAGCCACTGGTTCGGGCCTATCCCGGCCACGAGGATATCGCCGTCTGCATCAACTACGGAAAGCTGTACCAGGTTGCGGATGTAAAGGTAGGAGAGAGGCTGACCATTACCTTGAGCGAAAAGGGAGGTTATCTCGACGAATATTCGGTTAGGAGCCTCAAGCGGACCAACGATCGGGAAGATTACTACTCGGACCGGGTTTTTGCAAACTACCGAACCATCACCGAGGGTGATATCGACGCAAGGATCCTCTACCGAAGTTCCAGCCCCATCAATCCGGAGCTTGGGCGTGCGGCCTATGCCGATGAGTTAATGGCTGCCGACGGGATAGCTACGGTGGTAAACCTGGCGGACAGCAGGAGCGAAGTCGAGGGCTACATTGCCGGTGAGGATTTTGCCTCGCCCTATTACGCCGATCTGTTTCACAAGGGCCAGGTTGTAACCCTGGGAATGGACCTTGCCTACGCGGCAGAGCAGTTTCGCTCCGACGTTGCCGAGGCCGGCCGCTTTATCATCGCCCACGAGCCTCCCTACCTCATTCACTGTACCGAGGGAAAGGACCGGGCCGGTTTTGTAAGCGCCCTGCTGGAGTCCCTCATGGGAGCCACCACCGACGAGATTGTTTCCGACTATATGACCAGTTACATCAACTACTACAAGATCGAGCCGAACGGCGATACCTACGCGGTCATCACCAAGGATATTCTGGGGATGCTCAAAACCATCGCAGGAAGCGACGAGATAGCGGAAGCAGACCTTTCGGCAGGAGCGGCGGACTATCTGATTTCAGGTGGTATGAGCGGTGATGAGGTAAAGCAGCTGAAACGCATCCTCTCAGGAGCTGCCGAGGGTCCTGAAACAGTTGCGGCACAGGGGCCCTCAGAGCCTGCAGCAAGCGAAGTTCCACGCGCCGTCTATACCGTGGGTTCGGGTGACAGTCTCTGGAAGATATCCCAGCGGCTTTTGGGAACCGGCTTCCGATATCAGGAGATCTACGATGCAAATAAGGAAAAGATAGAGGATCCCCGGCTGATCTACGCGGGACAGGAGTTTGTTATTCCTGCTCGATAG
- a CDS encoding AAA family ATPase, with protein MDSVYAIFISGPPASGKTTCAHALARLLGTALFDLDTLSEPFLRPYLAMRSSYKDSDEYHGKMRDLEYEALFRLMKENLSLGVSCIAVAPFSKERKSSMFPDHIFSNVTNEHVSIITVGISIVISPSQQYENMLKRGAPRDTFKIEKWQTYYSKVRKDLDICSWNVDLNLAISFEKLKNYFDDEINKVKTAIYSLQENNQKLREV; from the coding sequence ATGGATAGCGTATATGCAATTTTTATATCTGGCCCACCTGCCAGTGGGAAGACGACATGCGCTCATGCGTTAGCAAGATTACTTGGAACGGCGCTATTTGACCTTGATACTTTGTCGGAACCATTTCTTCGGCCATATTTAGCAATGAGGTCCAGCTACAAAGATTCCGACGAGTACCATGGAAAAATGCGTGATCTTGAATACGAGGCCTTATTTCGCCTCATGAAAGAAAATCTTTCTCTTGGTGTAAGTTGTATTGCTGTCGCTCCTTTTTCAAAAGAACGGAAAAGTTCCATGTTTCCAGATCATATCTTTTCCAATGTTACAAACGAACATGTATCTATCATCACGGTTGGGATTTCAATAGTAATTTCTCCTTCTCAACAGTATGAAAATATGTTGAAACGGGGAGCTCCTCGGGATACCTTTAAAATCGAAAAATGGCAAACATATTATAGTAAAGTGCGCAAAGATTTGGATATATGTAGTTGGAATGTTGATCTAAACTTAGCGATCTCATTTGAGAAGTTAAAGAATTATTTTGATGATGAAATTAATAAAGTAAAAACGGCCATCTATTCGCTCCAAGAGAATAATCAGAAATTAAGAGAGGTCTAA